One segment of Panicum virgatum strain AP13 chromosome 3K, P.virgatum_v5, whole genome shotgun sequence DNA contains the following:
- the LOC120699978 gene encoding protein JINGUBANG-like, with protein MGNHNKLLQFLRPDPAAAAKQQSSSSSDDDDDGYASSSAPTTPTTGAATPSTANTSAAASPFAMSPWTQLPGLGFGAGAAGYGAGANTTGLLGSLVKADGHVYSLAAAGDLLYTGTDSRTVRVWRGGRDLGGLRSGSGLVKAVVVAADGRVYTGHQDGKVRVWRASASAGDDPAAPHRRVGSLPSLRDVLASALRPSRYVQTRRRRSGLWMRHFDAVSALCLDAAAGLIYSASWDRTFKVWRAADSRCLESVHAHADAVNAVAAAGFDALVLTGSADGTVKVWRRGARGRRGRDTWHTMERVLREGDSAVTAIAVAAEARVVYVASSDGAVAHWQWRRGAPPGAAPRNGGALRGHKMAVLCLAVAGRVLVCGSADRTISVWRREEGADHARLAVLTGHTGPVKCVAMDEEEEEDDAGGARRWVLYSGSLDGSVKVWRVSSGSGGGAPGDALTPAARAWKGASPLPLRSWTPYAAAPEPKHMGAA; from the coding sequence ATGGGGAACCACAACAAGCTGCTCCAGTTCCTGCGTCcggacccggcggcggcggctaagcagcagtcgtcgtcgtcgtccgacgacgacgacgacggctacGCGAGCTCCTCCGCGCCGACCACCCCGaccaccggcgccgccacgccgtCGACCGCCAACACCTCCGCGGCGGCCTCGCCCTTCGCCATGTCCCCCTGGACGCAGCTCCCGGGGCTCGgcttcggcgccggcgccgccgggtaCGGCGCCGGCGCGAACACGACGGGGCTCCTCGGCTCGCTCGTCAAGGCGGACGGCCACGTCTActcgctcgcggcggcgggggacctGCTGTACACGGGCACGGACTCGCGCACGGTCCGGGTGTGGCGGGGCGGCCGCGACCTCGGCGGGCTCCGCTCCGGCAGCGGCCTCGTCAAGGCCGTCGTGGTGGCCGCCGACGGCCGCGTCTACACGGGCCACCAGGACGGCAAGGTCCGCGTGtggcgcgcctccgcctccgccggcgacgaccccgccgcgccgcaccgccgggTGGGCTCGCTCCCGTCCCTCCGCGACGTGCTCGCCAGCGCCCTCCGCCCGTCGCGCTACGTGcagacgcgccgccgccgcagcggcctCTGGATGCGCCACTTCGACGCCGTCTCCGCGCTCTGCCTCGACGCCGCGGCGGGGCTCATCTACTCGGCCTCCTGGGACCGCACCTTCAAGGTGTGGCGCGCCGCCGACTCCCGGTGCCTCGAGTCCGTGCACGCCCACGCCGACGCCGTCAACGCGGTGGCCGCCGCGGGGTTTGACGCGCTCGTGCTCACGGGCTCCGCCGACGGCACCGTCAAGGtctggcggcgcggcgcgcgaggCCGGCGGGGCCGCGACACGTGGCACACCAtggagcgggtgctgcgggaggGGGACAGCGCGGTGAcggccatcgccgtcgccgccgaggcccggGTCGTGTACGTGGCCTCCTCCGACGGCGCCGTCGCGCACTGGCAGTGGCGCCGCGgggcgccgcccggcgccgcgccccGGAACGGCGGCGCGCTGCGGGGCCACAAGATGGCCGTGCTGTGCCTCGCCGTGGCCGGGCGCGTCCTCGTCTGCGGCTCCGCGGACCGGACCATCTCCGTGTGGCGACGCGAGGAGGGCGCCGACCACGCGCGCCTCGCCGTGCTCACGGGCCACACGGGCCCCGTCAAGTGCGTCGCcatggacgaggaggaggaggaggacgacgccggcggcgcgcgccggtggGTGCTGTACAGCGGCAGCCTCGACGGGTCCGTCAAGGTGTGGCGCGTGTCGTCGGGATCCGGGGGCGGCGCGCCCGGGGATGCGCTgacgccggccgcgcgcgcgtggaAGGGCGCCTCGCCGTTGCCGCTGCGGTCGTGGACGCcgtacgcggcggcgccggagcccaAGCACATGGGCGCGGCGTGA
- the LOC120699979 gene encoding uncharacterized protein LOC120699979 yields MAPTGNGSSASTPADGSNAMTYVNAIPELDGNNYGKWYQKLEIALAMANIDLAITTPAPQEPEKPVRAQNEEAAAWAIREKNYDSAMTRYDADKTRWNDSNRKCLMVMKGSTSDAIKMAIPDCDTASEYLAKVKSQFTGSSKAYAAILAEQLITKKYTGSGIREHILEMSHMANKLKTIDMPLPEKFIVQLVFKSLPKAFEAFHVNYNAFPEDWGIDKLIGMCVQEEDRLKNSNGGELAFQVQHKKKNFQNKNFQHNKRPFPPGKNQHESGPSRPPPQKDWENFPVEQDQCLKCKKRGHYKRDCPEFLKELLRKGIKYEEDPAKRRKKN; encoded by the exons ATGGCGCCCACCGGCAACGGCTCCTCTGCATCCACTCCCGCGGATG GCTCCAATGCTATGACTTATGTGAATGCCATTCCTGAACTGGATGGCAACAACTATGGGAAATGGTACCAGAAATTGGAGATAGCTCTGGCGATGGCCAATATAGATTTGGCCATCACAACGCCAGCTCCACAAGAACCAGAAAAGCCCGTACGGGCACAGAATGAAGAAGCTGCTGCTTGGGCTATCCGAGAGAAGAATTATGACTCTGCTATGACCAGATATGATGCTGACAAGACACGTTGGAATGATTCCAACCGCAAGTGTCTTATGGTCATGAAGGGTTCCACTTCAGATGCCATCAAGATGGCGATCCCAGATTGTGACACCGCTTCAGAATATTTAGCAAAGGTGAAGAgtcagtttactggttcttccaAGGCTTATGCTGCTATTCTTGCTGAGCAGCTTATCACCAAGAAATACACTGGCAGTGGCATCAGAGAACATATCTTAGAAATGAGCCACATGGCCAACAAGCTTAAGACAATAGACATGCCTTTGCCAGAAAAGTTCATTGTTCAGCTGGTCTTCAAGTCACTACCAAAGGCGTTTGAGGCATTTCATGTCAACTATAACGCTTTTCCAGAAGATTGGGGCATTGACAAGCTGATTGGCATGTGTGTTCAAGAAGAAGATCGCCTTAAGAACTCCAATGGTGGTGAGCTTGCTTTTCAAGTTCAACACAAGAAAAAGAATTTTCAGAATAAGAACTTCCAGCATAACAAGAGACCTTTCCCACCTGGCAAGAATCAGCATGAGAGTGGTCCTTCCAGACCACCTCCACAGAAAGACTGGGAAAATTTTCCAGTTGaacaagaccagtgcctgaagtgcAAAAAGAGAGGGCACTACAAGAGGGACTGCCCAGAATTCCTGAAAGAGTTGTTAAGAAAGG ggatcaAGTATGAGGaggaccctgccaagaggcgcaAGAAGAATTAA
- the LOC120699977 gene encoding uncharacterized protein LOC120699977, producing MSGMASDDATALSRVEGDVADKKVEEVQDQNEVGGMPSRQEEEAVIKKKYGGILPRKTPLISKDHERAYFDSADWALGKQGGVPNKPKGPLEALRPKLQPTQQNARARRTSYASADSDETLNLSAEDLGQQGEPVEDKNKE from the exons ATGTCTGGGATGGCATCTGATGATGCAACTGCTCTATCGAGGGTTGAAGGAGATGTTGCAGATAAAAAAGTAGAAGAAGTTCAGGACCAGAATGAAGTTGGTGGGATGCCCTCACGACAGGAGGAG GAGGCAGTAATTAAGAAAAAGTATGGAGGAATATTACCCAGAAAGACTCCACTTATATCTAAG GACCATGAACGTGCTTACTTTGATTCTGCCGATTGGGCTCTAGGAAAG CAAGGTGGTGTTCCCAACAAGCCTAAAGGCCCTCTTGAAGCACTTCGACCAAAGCTTCAG CCTACTCAACAGAATGCTCGTGCCCGTCGAACTTCTTATGCATCTGCAGACAGTGATG AGACTTTGAACTTGTCTGCTGAGGATCTGGGCCAGCAAGGAGAACCTGTTGAGGACAAGAACAAGGAATAA
- the LOC120699975 gene encoding extra-large guanine nucleotide-binding protein 1-like: MAAAAGAGATDYSFAAEYDGPPLPYSLPRAIPLDLSCIPLAALSSSPPGSPSASSSPLPVVRPLTPSSLCSAIHPRAHPAPRSAAPAPAAVGAVVDSPTSVIENHHAAAHHSAELPPSSPSDDEGAGDGGAQALPPKPRHQAAVTFAETSGSLLQSSDDEGEYEEVEEGDDAAAAGEAQALPPKPRHQAAVTFAETSGSLLQSSDDEGEYEEVEEDDDDAAAGEARPRAAAGQSSGSLSPAHWRGGRSRGCFRCGKGGGFWGRDKESCLACGARYCAGCLLRAMGSMPEGRKCLDCIGRPVVESRRDALGRGSRVLRRLLSAAEVELVMRSERECAANQLRADDVYVNGSRLSPEELVVLQGCPCPPSRLRPGFYWYDKVSGFWGKEGHKPHCIISANLNVGGSLDQKASNGNTGILINGREITKSELQMLKLAGVQCAGKPHFWVNADGTYQEEGQKTVKGKIWDKPIVKLLSPVLSLPTPNKATNQCGEEAVHMVNRAIPDYLEQRAIQKLLLVGSGASTILKQAKFLYKNKPFSVEECEDLKLIIQSNIYNYLGILLEGRERFEDEALADRRRNSQHDPSSSGHCESGFSDEVTQYSLIPRLKAFSDWILKAMALGNLEDIFPAASREYAPLVEELWKDNAIQATYKRRNELPFLPPAANYFLDKAVDISRTEYELSDIDILYADGITSSDGLASTEFSFPQMSLGGQGADEPGPQDTLLRYQLIRINNRGLHENCKWLQMFDDVRLVIFCVAANDYDEYYEDANGTIVNKMIESRQLFESIALHPTFEQMDFLLLLTKFDLLEQKINSSPLTSCDWFDDFTPLISRNLLNSSSRSTRSSQTSATLAQMAAHYMATKLKRLFGSLTGRKLYVSYVNALDQESVRSAIRYSREIIKWEEEKPAFGASESVYSEEPSTFTH; this comes from the exons atggccgctgccgccggcgccggggccacGGACTACTCCTTCGCGGCGGAGTACGACGGCCCGCCGCTCCCCTACTCGCTCCCGCGCGCCATCCCGCTCGACCTCTCCTGCATCCCGCTCGCCGCGCTCTCCTCCTCGCCCCCGGGCTCCCCCTCCGCGTCCTCGTCCCCGCTCCCCGTCGTCCGCCCGCTCACCCcgtcctccctctgctccgccaTCCACCCCCGCGCCCACCCCgcgccccgctccgccgcgcccgcccccgccgcggtgGGAGCCGTGGTGGACTCCCCCACCTCCGTCATCGAgaaccaccacgccgccgcgcatCACTCCGCCGAGCTCccaccctcctccccctccgacgacgagggcgccggcgacggtggGGCCCAGGCGCTGCCGCCGAAGCCCCGCCACCAGGCTGCGGTCACCTTCGCCGAGACCAGCGGCTCTCTCCTCCAATCCTCCGACGACGAGGGCGAGtacgaggaggtggaggagggcgaCGACGCTGCCGCCGCGGGGGAGGCCCAGGCGCTGCCGCCGAAGCCCCGCCACCAGGCTGCGGTCACCTTCGCCGAGACCAGCGGCTCTCTCCTCCAATCCTCCGACGACGAGGGCGAGtacgaggaggtggaggaggacgacgacgatgccgccgcgggggaggcccggccccgcgccgccgccggccagtcGAGCGGCTCCCTCTCCCCCGCGCACTGGAGGGGCGGCAGGTCCCGCGGCTGCTTCAGGTGCGGGAAAGGGGGCGGCTTCTGGGGCCGCGACAAGGAGTCGTGCCTCGCCTGCGGGGCGCGGTACTGCGCGGGGTGCCTGCTCCGGGCGATGGGCTCCATGCCGGAGGGGCGCAAGTGCCTGGACTGCATTGGCCGGCCCGTTGTCGAGTCCAGGCGGGACGCGCTGGGGCGAGGCTCGCGCGTGCTGCGGCGGCTGCTCAGCGCCGCGGAGGTGGAGCTGGTCATGAGGAGCGAGCGGGAGTGCGCCGCGAACCAGCTGCGGGCGGACGACGTGTACGTCAACGGGTCAAGGCTGTCGCCGGAGGAGCTCGTGGTGCTGCAGGGGTGCCCGTGCCCGCCTTCCAGGCTCCGGCCTGGCTTCTACTGGTACGACAAGGTGTCCGGCTTCTGGGGGAAG GAGGGACACAAGCCCCATTGCATAATCAGTGCAAATCTCAATGTTGGAGGTTCACTAGATCAAAAGGCAAGCAATGGAAACACCGGAATTTTGATTAATGGACGAGAGATTACGAAGTCCGAACTGCAAATGCTTAAG TTGGCTGGGGTCCAATGTGCTGGGAAACCTCATTTTTGGGTGAATGCTGATGGGACTTACCAAGAGGAAGGCCAAAAAACTGTTAAAGGGAAGATCTGGGATAAG CCTATAGTGAAGCTTCTTAGTCCTGTCCTGTCATTGCCAACACCGAACAAAGCAACTAATcaatgtggtgaagaagctgTTCACATGGTAAATCGAGCTATTCCTGACTACCTGGAGCAAAGGGCTATCCAGAAGCTTTTGTTGGTTGGGTCAGGGGCAAGCACCATACTCAAACAG GCCAAGTTCTTGTACAAGAACAAACCATTTTCGGTGGAAGAGTGTGAAGATCTGAAACTTATCATACAAAGCAACATATACAATTACCTTGGTATATTACTTGAAGGCCGTGAGCGGTTTGAAGATGAAGCTTTAGCTGATAGAAGAAGAAACAGTCAGCATGACCCTTCTAGCTCTG GCCACTGTGAATCTGGGTTCTCTGATGAAGTTACTCAATACTCCCTTATTCCACGCTTGAAAGCATTCTCTGATTGGATTCTTAAGGCAATGGCTTTAGGTAACCTTGAAGACATTTTCCCTGCAGCTAGTCGTGAATATGCACCACTTGTTGAGGAACTATGGAAAGATAATGCTATTCAAGCTACATATAAACGAAGAAATGAGCTGCCATTCCTTCCACCTGCTGCCAATTATTTTCTTGACAAG GCTGTTGATATTTCTAGAACTGAATATGAGCTCTCTGATATCGATATACTGTATGCTGATGGAATTACATCCTCGGATGGGCTAGCATCAACAGAGTTCTCTTTCCCGCAAATGTCTCTGGGTGGACAGGGTGCTGATGAGCCTGGTCCACAGGACACCTTGCTAAG GTACCAGCTGATCAGAATAAACAACAGAGGTTTGCATGAGAACTGCAAATGGCTGCAAATGTTTGATGATGTGAGGCTTGTTATCTTCTGTGTTGCTGCTAACGACTATGATGAGTACTATGAGgatgcaaatggcaccattgtCAACAAGATGATAGAGAGCAGGCAGCTGTTCGAGAGCATTGCCCTTCATCCAACATTTGAGCAAATGGATTTCCTCCTACTACTCACCAAGTTTGATCTCCTAGAGCAGAAGATTAACAGCTCCCCTCTAACATCGTGCGATTGGTTCGATGACTTCACTCCCCTGATCAGCCGCAACCtgctcaacagcagcagcaggagcacccGGAGCAGCCAGACCAGCGCGACGCTGGCCCAGATGGCCGCGCACTACATGGCGACAAAGCTCAAGAGGCTGTTCGGCTCCCTCACTGGTCGGAAGCTCTACGTGTCGTACGTGAACGCGCTGGACCAGGAGTCGGTCCGGTCTGCGATCCGCTACAGCCGGGAGATCATCAAGTGGGAGGAAGAGAAGCCCGCGTTCGGCGCCAGCGAGTCGGTTTACAGCGAGGAGCCGAGCACCTTCACCCACTGA
- the LOC120699976 gene encoding uncharacterized protein LOC120699976: MSSTTASTLAGAWLGELAAAVQGGWQAVAAGHRGRQQQQRRKLRAGPGEQKHKAPAPAPGGAAAAEDGDVGRRGGAMSDTTVYLLLDRFAPS, from the coding sequence ATGTCCTCGACGACGGCGTCCACCCTGGCCGGCGCGTGgctcggcgagctcgccgcggcagtGCAGGGCGGGtggcaggcggtggcggccggccacagggggcggcagcagcagcagcggaggaAGCTGAGAGCCGGTCCCGGCGAGCAGAAGCAcaaggcgccggcgccggcgccggggggaGCAGCGGCCGCCGAGGACGGGGACGTAGGGAGGCGCGGAGGCGCCATGTCCGACACCACGGTCTACCTGCTGCTCGACCGGTTCGCGCCCAGCTGA